A region of Coccinella septempunctata chromosome 5, icCocSept1.1, whole genome shotgun sequence DNA encodes the following proteins:
- the LOC123313070 gene encoding ring-infected erythrocyte surface antigen-like, with protein sequence MTLGYDNETIDVHALRDLSLQNMENAASYDKCRFDSNKAKVINFEGGDHVLLKNEERHQTKKLYSYKELDEIDGEDVERDVEDLNQENVEKNVDGIDQENVERDVEDLDQENVGKDVEYLDQEIVGREVVHEDVEKDVRKLRKKRLSERKS encoded by the exons ATGACATTAGGTTATGATAATGAAACAATCGATGTTCATGCCTTGAGAGATTTATCATTACAAAATATGGAAAATGCTGCCTCATACGATAAGTGCAGATTTGATAGTAATAAAGCAAAAGTTATTAACTTCGAAGGTGGGGATCATGTGttattgaaaaatgaggaaagacATCAGACAAA AAAGTTATATTCCTATAAGGAGTTAGATGAAATTGATGGAGAAGACGTTGAAAGAGACGTTGAAGATCTAAATCAGGAAAACGTTGAAAAAAACGTTGATGGTATAGATCAGGAAAACGTTGAAAGAGACGTTGAAGATCTAGACCAGGAAAACGTTGGAAAGGACGTTGAATATCTAGACCAGGAAATCGTTGGAAGAGAAGTTGTACATGAAGACGTTGAAAAAGACGTCAGGAAATTGAGAAAGAAACGTTTGAGCGAACGTAAAAGTTGA